From the Fulvia fulva chromosome 2, complete sequence genome, one window contains:
- a CDS encoding MFS transporter L2, with the protein MTSIDVENASDTQSMDSTMEWTPSRQVKLIVLGQIFVVFAISLDMTILTATLPTVAEALHTNSVMTFWIATSYLLANAVVQPLMAALADVFGLRSVIFTAMVLFTMGSIICAVADNVGAMLAGRVVQGVGGGGILSLNLIIISDLVPLRSRGKYISLLQFCVSIGFNIAPIIGSLLVKHTTWRWLFYINLPFCAIGLAVIPFVLRYQRPETTINDKISSIDWTGSIVFIIGITTFLVGITWGGTQFAWDSAATLVPIILGLAAIFITGLYEKFLAKLLFLRLSLFSTWSAVAIYACTVLQALTLFTEVYFLVLYLMTVKMYSPLQSATYLLAFTVCTVPVSGIIGPIITRTGRFRWAIWSGWAITTLALGVLTLLDGLLFIAHSMASQAVCQSSDAAHAASMYSFMRSFGLCLGVALGGIIFSNFLAHKLLEAGVDPTIAKHAESYIPVLRAMADDNPLKHNIIEACAYAFQRLFAAMCGLSGLGLIISCFIRGHTLDQELRGGHVLKIDERTREV; encoded by the exons ATGACTTCCATCGACGTCGAAAATGCAAGCGACACACAGAGCATGGACAGCACCATGGAATGGACACCAAGTCGGCAGGTCAAGCTTATTGTCCTTGGCCAAATCTTCGTTGTCTTCGCCATATCTCTAGACATGACGATCTTGACAGCGACACTACCG ACCGTCGCTGAGGCGCTGCACACCAACTCGGTTATGACCTTCTGGATTGCGACCTCATACCTCCTCGCAAATGCAGTGGTCCAGCCTCTCATGGCAGCCCTGGCGGATGTCTTCGGTCTACGCAGTGTCATCTTCACCGCGATGGTGCTCTTCACCATGGGTAGCATTATCTGCGCCGTCGCAGATAATGTAGGTGCAATGCTCGCCGGTCGTGTTGTCCAAGGTGTTGGCGGTGGAGGAATCCTCTCCCTCAACCTGATCATCATCTCCGACCTCGTGCCTCTCCGATCCCGAGGAAAGTACATCAGCTTGCTGCAGTTCTGTGTGTCTATCGGCTTCAACATTGCCCCAATTATCGGCAGTCTGCTAGTGAAGCACACGACATGGAGGTGGCTCTTCTACATCAACCTGCCATTCTGCGCGATTGGGCTTGCCGTCATCCCCTTTGTCCTGCGGTATCAGCGCCCCGAGACCACTATCAACGACAAGATCTCGAGCATAGACTGGACTGGATCTATCGTGTTCATCATCGGCATCACCACATTCCTGGTCGGCATCACATGGGGAGGAACGCAGTTCGCCTGGGATAGTGCTGCAACGCTCGTGCCTATCATCCTTGGTCTCGCAGCCATCTTCATCACCGGCCTGTACGAGAAGTTCCTGGCGAAGCTGCTGTTCCTGCGGTTGTCTCTCTTCTCGACATGGTCGGCCGTAGCAATCTATGCTTGCACCGTCCTCCAAGCTCTTACACTCTTCACGGAAGTGTACTTCCTGGTACTCTACCTGATGACAGTCAAGATGTACTCGCCCCTTCAGTCAGCGACCTACCTGCTCGCCTTCACCGTCTGTACTGTCCCCGTCAGCGGCATTATAGGACCAATTATCACGCGGACAGGACGCTTTCGGTGGGCTATTTGGTCCGGCTGGGCGATCACAACCCTTGCACTCGGTGTTCTGACCCTACTCGAC GGACTACTGTTCATCGCCCACTCGATGGCTTCGCAAGCAGTATGTCAGTCGAGCGACGCCGCCCATGCCGCAAGCATGTACAGTTTCATGCGTAGCTTCGGGTTATGCTTGGGAGTAGCACTGGGCGGTATTATCTTCAGCAACTTCTTGGCACACAAGCTTCTCGAGGCTGGCGTCGACCCGACCATTGCGAAGCACGCCGAGAGCTATATCCCAGTACTAAGAGCCATGGCCGACGACAACCCACTGAAGCACAACATCATAGAGGCTTGCGCTTATGCTTTCCAGCGACTATTTGCAGCTATGTGCGGTCTCAGCGGACTTGGCCTGATCATTTCTTGCTTCATTCGAGGTCATACACTGGACCAGGAGTTGCGAGGTGGACATGTCCTCAAGATTGACGAAAGGACGAGGGAAGTCTGA
- a CDS encoding Ankyrin repeat domain-containing protein 50, with protein MDPLSAFSLASGVAQLISFTGELVAVGNAIYHSTDGVLQNRELEDVTRDLQDLAHEVTREQAKLLAGQQLKSEEWRLRAICDNCTSIAQELTQKLEKLKVQGKHRRFKSHRLALMSVWQKDEAEKIAERLEKYQRELDSRILVGLRKRLEHIDLKSNDRFDALDKRTQDIILAVTGQSDVVDAHLTDQDQMLAKLLTGQHDLLKIVADGARSSSPAPPYEASIPQRKSTPLHEAVLSGDLTRVRQIFRADTVDINAKDEHGCSALHLAGTPEIARKILIDRRTDPHAEDNDGRTALHYAVLKQLPDVVKVLVDAAIDANLEDDDQRTALFYASECPAAMWLLKYGTATEARAADQTDTHGLAWQSSGHYGADINTRNKHRETALSEASRHGDVDVVALLLNHDVDLELAASDEWTPLLQAVRDNRVEVVPTLLRHGAKRDARLKNGNDVLAEACARGHFDIAQLLVEAGCDINRTDNEQLTPLLGAAYRGSVKFTRFLLSRGPNTEVKDKWGCTPVHKAAEGGHKKTLKVLLEAGASTFTRPNDGFTPLSIAANKGHMECVERLLDAGADLNTQGHLDHTALAEAAHHGHVGIAQLLISRGADFEITQHQGFTPLCVAAHMGRNDIVQMLVEFGANREAAGHAHRNPDWKNTPLQRAAWFNHPSTIALLVGLGSDIEARDHFGRTPLRNAVRHKHIECAKMLIQKGADVNTQATDGITPLMSAAIIGSTDICRLVIDAGAETHLRDRRGCTAWILAKQHAHDRKLESLLKPHQKIDQEPLTSLRRQHPTETAKAINAMYTLILQG; from the exons ATGGATCCCCTCAGCGCCTTCTCTCTGGCTTCTGGCGTTGCACAGCTCATCTCGTTCACCGGCGAACTCGTGGCTGTGGGCAACGCCATCTACCACAGCACGGATGGTGTCCTTCAGAACCGAGAATTGGAAGATGTGACCCGGGATTTACAAGACCTCGCCCACGAGGTAACAAGAGAGCAAGCCAAACTTCTTGCTGGGCAGCAACTGAAGTCTGAAGAGTGGCGGCTTCGTGCTATCTGTGACAATTGCACGAGCATTGCTCAAGAGCTGACTCAAAAGCTGGAGAAGCTAAAGGTGCAGGGAAAGCATCGGCGTTTCAAGAGCCACCGTCTGGCGTTAATGTCAGTATGGCAGAAGGATGAAGCCGAGAAGATTGCAGAACGTCTGGAGAAGTACCAGCGCGAACTTGATTCTCGCATCTTGGTCGGCTTGCGAAAGCGCCTCGAGCATATAGATCTCAAAAGTAACGATCGTTTCGATGCCCTTGACAAGCGTACTCAGGACATCATTCTTGCCGTCACTGGACAGAGTGATGTAGTGGATGCGCACCTCACAGACCAGGATCAGATGCTGGCGAAGTTACTCACTGGCCAGCATGACCTACTGAAGATAGTGGCAGATGGGGCGAGGAGTTCTAGTCCAGCGCCGCCCTATGAGGCTTCGATCCCTCAAAGAAAGTCGACTCCACTCCATGAGGCTGTTTTGTCTGGGGACTTGACCAGAGTGAGACAAATCTTCCGCGCCGATACTGTTGACATCAATGCAAAAGACGAACATGGTTGCTCGGCGCTTCACTTGGCTGGAACTCCTGAAATCGCCAGGAAGATCTTGATTGACCGGCGAACAGACCCTCACGCTGAGGACAACGACGGTCGAACGGCCTTGCATTATGCTGTTTTGAAGCAACTCCCAGACGTGGTCAAAGTGCTTGTCGATGCTGCCATTGATGCCAATCTCGAAGATGACGATCAAAGGACGGCTCTCTTCTACGCCTCTGAATGCCCTGCTGCAATGTGGCTGCTCAAGTATGGAACAGCGACTGAAGCTCGTGCAGCGGATCAGACTGATACACATGGCTTGGCTTGGCAATCTTCAGGGCACTAC GGGGCCGATATCAATACGAGAAACAAGCATCGTGAGACTGCTTTGTCTGAAGCTTCTCGACACGGCGATGTGGATGTGGTTGCGCTGTTACTTAACCACGATGTCGACCTCGAGCTTGCTGCGTCTGATGAGTGGACTCCCCTCCTTCAAGCAGTCAGAGACAACAGGGTCGAGGTGGTACCTACGTTGCTAAGACACGGCGCCAAGCGCGACGCACGGTTGAAGAACGGAAACGATGTTCTGGCTGAGGCTTGCGCGCGTGGTCACTTTGATATTGCGCAACTCTTGGTTGAAGCAGGGTGCGACATCAACCGCACCGACAATGAGCAGCTGACGCCGTTACTCGGGGCAGCATATCGTGGTAGCGTCAAATTCACCCGCTTCCTCCTTTCACGAGGCCCGAACACGGAGGTAAAGGACAAATGGGGCTGTACACCTGTCCATAAGGCGGCGGAAGGCGGCCATAAGAAGACTCTCAAAGTCCTGTTAGAGGCTGGCGCAAGCACCTTTACAAGACCCAACGATGGCTTTACGCCCCTGTCGATTGCTGCCAACAAGGGGCATATGGAATGTGTCGAGCGGTTACTTGACGCTGGCGCGGACCTCAATACACAAGGTCATCTCGATCATACGGCTCTCGCTGAAGCTGCTCACCACGGACACGTTGGCATAGCTCAACTCCTCATATCCAGGGGAGCAGACTTCGAGATCACCCAACATCAAGGCTTCACTCCACTGTGTGTGGCAGCGCATATGGGCAGAAATGACATTGTTCAAATGCTCGTAGAATTCGGTGCGAACAGAGAAGCTGCAGGCCACGCACATCGCAACCCTGACTGGAAGAACACGCCACTCCAACGTGCTGCATGGTTCAACCATCCGAGTACCATAGCCTTACTCGTTGGTCTCGGGAGCGACATCGAAGCCCGAGACCACTTCGGTCGTACGCCGCTGAGAAACGCTGTTCGCCACAAGCACATAGAATGCGCGAAGATGTTGATTCAGAAGGGCGCTGATGTCAACACGCAAGCCACCGATGGCATCACCCCATTGATGTCCGCTGCTATAATAGGCTCGACAGATATCTGTCGCTTGGTTATCGATGCTGGTGCTGAGACCCACCTTCGAGATCGGAGGGGGTGTACTGCTTGGATTCTTGCAAAGCAACATGCGCACGACCGCAAGTTGGAGAGCTTACTCAAACCGCATCAGAAGATAGACCAGGAGCCCTTGACATCGTTGCGAAGGCAGCATCCAACTGAGACTGCCAAGGCGATCAACGCGATGTATACATTAATACTGCAAGGGTGA
- a CDS encoding Ran-specific GTPase-activating protein 1, translated as MAEEDKKVDTTTETKQDDKPVTEKASEAASSVKENVFSMFGGGPKKEAKQESTEDNDRSGSAKAQKDKEAAEKGDDEEKADEEEADVHFEPVVHLTQTVETNTAEEQEEQAFKMRAKLFKFDRESREWKERGTGDVRLLKHKENGKTRLVMRRDKTLKVCANHYVVPDMKLSPNVGSDRSWVWNAAADVSEGEPEACTLAIRFANAENANLFKEAFIKAQQENEALFKKE; from the exons ATGGCTGAAGAAGACAAGAAGGTGGACACCACCACCGAGACCAAGCAAGATGACAAGCCCGTGACCGAGAAGGCTTCAGAGGCAGCATCTTCAGTCAAGGAGAACGTCTTCAGCATGTTCGGTGGCGGTCCAAAGAAGGAGGCGAAGCAGGAGAGCACCGAGGACAACGACCGCTCTGGCTCGGCGAAAGCACAGAAGGACAAGGAGGCTGCTGAGAAGGGCGACGATGAGGAGAAGGCAGATGAGGAGGAGGCAGACGTGCACTTCGAGCCTGTCGTCCACCTCACTCAGACTGTCGAGACCAACACTGCCGAAGAGCAAGAGGAGCAGGCTTTCAAGATGCGGGCCAAGCTGTTCAAGTTCGACCGCGAGAGCAGAGAGTGGAAGGAGCGAGGCACCGGTGACGTCCGACTGCTGAAGCACAAGGAGAATGGCAAGACGAGGCTGGTGATGAGACGTGACAAGACTCTCAAGGTCTGCGCAAACCACTATG TCGTTCCCGACATGAAGCTCTCGCCAAACGTCGGCAGTGACCGCAGCTGGGTTTGGAACGCAGCAGCCGATGTGTCTGAAGGCGAGCCAGAGGCATGCACCCTCGCGATCCGCTTTGCTAACGCCGAAA